The following proteins are encoded in a genomic region of Leptospira fainei serovar Hurstbridge str. BUT 6:
- the purF gene encoding amidophosphoribosyltransferase codes for MSSIPNKSNLRTLVRDDKPKEECAIFGIFNSSEAANFTYLGLYSMQHRGQESSGIVSSDGEHLYRYAGMGLVANIFTEGKIRELVGYSAIGHNRYSTTGASFLRNAQPLRVESHLGPISLAHNGNLVNSWEVRSQLEKDGSIFQTTIDSEVIVHLMARSGETDLLSALSSALKKVRGAYSLVVLTKTQLIAVRDPNGFRPLVMGRRDDGSYVFASETCAFDITDTTYERDVEPGEMIVVDRTGARSFYPFPQAKPALCIFEYIYFARPDSNIFGESVYKVRKALGNQLAQELPVEADVVIPVPDSANIAALGYAEASGIPFQSGLIRSHYVGRTFIEPDQKIRDFGAKIKYNVVKNVVDGKRVVIVDDSIMRGTTSRKIIKMLRNAGATEIHLRVSAPPTISPCYYGIDIPTHKELIAATHTIEEIRKYLRVDSIAYLSVESMHKAVSDHKGGGFCNACFTAEYPVDFQSDMGNQKSLFREYEVEERV; via the coding sequence ATGAGCTCGATTCCCAATAAGTCCAATCTACGGACCCTAGTCCGAGATGACAAACCAAAAGAAGAATGCGCTATTTTCGGGATTTTTAATTCCTCAGAAGCAGCAAACTTCACTTACCTCGGTCTTTATTCTATGCAGCATAGAGGCCAAGAATCCAGCGGAATCGTTTCCTCCGACGGCGAACATCTTTACCGTTATGCAGGAATGGGTTTAGTCGCGAATATTTTTACCGAAGGTAAAATCCGAGAACTTGTGGGTTATTCCGCAATCGGTCATAATCGCTATTCAACTACGGGCGCTAGTTTTCTTAGAAATGCTCAACCGCTTCGCGTCGAATCGCATCTCGGACCCATCTCGCTTGCTCATAACGGAAATCTAGTCAATTCCTGGGAGGTCAGATCCCAACTTGAAAAAGACGGATCGATTTTTCAGACGACTATCGATTCGGAAGTCATCGTGCATTTGATGGCAAGGTCTGGTGAAACGGATCTTCTATCCGCTCTTTCCTCCGCACTCAAGAAAGTTCGCGGAGCTTACTCTTTAGTCGTACTTACTAAGACTCAACTTATCGCTGTGAGAGATCCGAACGGCTTCAGACCTTTAGTCATGGGAAGGCGAGACGACGGATCGTATGTGTTTGCGTCCGAAACTTGCGCCTTTGATATCACGGATACCACGTATGAAAGAGACGTTGAACCCGGAGAGATGATCGTAGTCGATAGAACGGGAGCGCGATCTTTTTATCCGTTTCCACAGGCAAAGCCGGCTCTCTGTATCTTCGAATATATCTACTTCGCTCGTCCTGATTCCAATATTTTCGGCGAATCCGTATACAAAGTTCGGAAAGCTTTAGGGAACCAGCTCGCCCAAGAACTTCCGGTAGAAGCTGATGTCGTAATCCCTGTTCCTGATTCCGCCAATATTGCCGCTTTAGGGTATGCGGAAGCTTCCGGAATTCCTTTTCAATCCGGCTTGATTCGCTCACATTACGTTGGTAGAACATTTATCGAACCTGACCAGAAAATCCGGGATTTTGGCGCCAAGATCAAATATAACGTGGTTAAGAACGTTGTGGACGGAAAGCGGGTCGTAATTGTGGATGATTCCATTATGCGAGGCACGACGAGCCGTAAGATAATCAAAATGCTGCGCAATGCGGGAGCCACTGAAATACATTTAAGAGTCTCCGCTCCACCTACGATTTCTCCCTGCTATTATGGGATCGATATTCCGACCCATAAAGAATTAATCGCAGCCACGCACACGATCGAGGAAATTCGAAAGTATTTGAGAGTCGATTCCATAGCTTATCTTTCCGTTGAGTCGATGCACAAAGCTGTGTCAGATCATAAAGGCGGCGGGTTTTGCAACGCCTGCTTTACTGCGGAATATCCGGTGGATTTTCAAAGCGATATGGGAAATCAGAAAAGTCTTTTTAGAGAATACGAAGTGGAAGAGAGAGTTTAA
- a CDS encoding ribonuclease D codes for MQIQSDYIVVDNIRSLQLALITLAQSDCISIDTESSGYYTYYSKVCLIQISSKGKNYIFDPIRLADVSGLGPLFENPAILKIFHSASDDIKALKRDFSFKFINIADTMFSSRLLDLEQNSLLYLVEHYHKVKLSKKEQKSNWEKRPLDKSQLQYAALDTVYLESIWEKMREELAKRKLLEEAVSEFQKLAEEEPEPFEGFSITLEKFPNVLDLSSDERRALYDTMVFRDEKAKRANKAPFRVWNNDKVLELVKFRRDLNKLIEFVGKKDADHLLQIYNTPSGPPIQKNDLFKRATEDLTGEDADRFKRLRQWRETIMSIRRMGHNLMPSNKNIAEIAKRNPKGIEELRELGIFSEWKVQNYGPSILNALQSKPYETTLTNLVPIKKKFD; via the coding sequence ATGCAAATACAATCCGATTATATCGTAGTCGATAATATCCGAAGTCTTCAATTGGCTTTAATCACTTTAGCCCAGTCGGATTGTATTTCGATAGATACAGAATCCTCGGGCTATTATACTTACTATTCAAAAGTTTGTTTAATTCAAATTTCATCTAAAGGAAAGAACTATATCTTTGATCCTATCCGTCTTGCCGACGTATCCGGGTTAGGACCTTTATTCGAAAATCCCGCAATTTTAAAGATATTTCATTCTGCATCCGACGATATCAAGGCACTTAAGCGAGATTTCTCGTTCAAGTTCATAAATATCGCGGATACGATGTTTAGCTCTCGTTTATTAGACTTAGAGCAAAACTCTTTGCTCTATTTAGTGGAGCATTATCACAAAGTAAAATTATCCAAAAAAGAGCAAAAATCAAATTGGGAAAAACGTCCTTTAGATAAAAGCCAACTTCAATACGCGGCCTTAGACACGGTTTATCTAGAATCGATTTGGGAAAAGATGCGGGAAGAACTCGCAAAACGGAAATTGTTAGAGGAAGCGGTGTCCGAATTTCAAAAACTCGCGGAAGAAGAGCCGGAGCCCTTCGAAGGCTTTTCCATTACGCTCGAAAAATTTCCGAATGTTTTGGACTTGAGCTCGGATGAACGTCGCGCCCTATATGATACCATGGTATTCAGAGATGAAAAAGCGAAACGCGCAAACAAAGCGCCTTTCCGCGTCTGGAATAACGATAAGGTATTGGAATTGGTAAAATTCCGCCGAGATTTGAATAAATTAATCGAGTTCGTGGGAAAGAAAGACGCAGATCATTTACTTCAAATCTACAATACTCCGAGCGGACCACCGATTCAAAAAAACGATCTATTTAAGCGAGCCACAGAGGATCTCACAGGCGAAGACGCCGATCGTTTTAAGCGACTTCGACAATGGAGAGAAACGATTATGTCGATTCGACGGATGGGCCACAATTTAATGCCGTCTAATAAGAATATCGCTGAAATCGCAAAAAGAAACCCGAAGGGAATCGAAGAACTCAGGGAATTGGGAATTTTTTCGGAATGGAAAGTTCAAAATTACGGACCTTCCATATTGAACGCACTTCAATCCAAACCGTACGAAACAACATTGACGAATTTAGTGCCGATTAAAAAGAAATTTGATTAA
- a CDS encoding NUDIX hydrolase: MKLDLEELKRRLTLEPEGKENLPENIAPSSVIMPIFQTAEGDGFLLQKRNPNLIAHPGQIAFPGGVKDPEDKNLLETALREWQEEMGVPSDHLEVIGNYKGMFTNTGYHITPFLSLYKGDFKFSFNPEEVEQIIRLELDRLYQAPFYSIKVKRNPEGPLLEIYYFDLKEGLLWGATARILVDFLREHADFQREPIIRKPNLLSAPFLDPGKD; encoded by the coding sequence ATTAAACTCGATCTTGAAGAACTAAAACGACGCCTCACTCTCGAACCGGAGGGGAAAGAAAATCTTCCGGAGAATATAGCGCCCTCTTCCGTAATAATGCCGATCTTTCAAACCGCGGAAGGAGACGGATTTTTACTCCAAAAAAGAAATCCCAATTTAATCGCCCATCCCGGGCAGATTGCCTTTCCAGGCGGAGTAAAAGACCCGGAAGATAAAAATCTATTGGAGACTGCGCTCCGTGAATGGCAGGAAGAAATGGGAGTTCCTTCGGATCATCTGGAAGTGATCGGAAATTACAAGGGGATGTTCACGAACACAGGATATCATATCACTCCATTCCTTTCTCTCTATAAAGGTGATTTCAAGTTTTCCTTTAATCCGGAGGAAGTGGAACAAATCATTCGATTGGAATTAGACAGACTATACCAAGCGCCTTTTTACAGTATTAAAGTAAAACGGAACCCGGAAGGACCCTTATTGGAAATATACTATTTTGATTTGAAAGAAGGCCTTTTATGGGGCGCTACTGCTCGGATTCTTGTGGATTTTCTAAGAGAGCACGCCGACTTTCAGCGCGAGCCGATCATACGTAAACCGAATTTGCTCTCGGCTCCGTTTCTGGATCCTGGAAAAGATTGA
- a CDS encoding LIMLP_16695 family PerRB-regulated protein, with the protein MSKFKYLFDPTIRASYLKESWKEEDWYASLADRPGIEKKIPFFRKEEISNLHQEPVFSR; encoded by the coding sequence GTGAGCAAATTTAAGTATTTATTCGATCCCACCATTCGTGCCAGTTACCTAAAAGAAAGTTGGAAAGAGGAAGATTGGTACGCGTCTCTCGCGGATCGTCCCGGAATCGAAAAAAAGATTCCATTCTTTCGTAAGGAAGAAATTTCCAATCTTCATCAGGAACCAGTTTTTAGCAGATGA
- a CDS encoding RNA polymerase sigma factor: MKQEEPILCDPADWACIQKVLAGDYDSFEELVLRYESLVYSQARKAFRNESEAEDFTQDVFLKAFEGLSTFKGRAKFSTWIFSIARNEIIRRYRKDHPEVDTPLFEEVSTELSSEKSSSQESHLLEKETKEKIRSLVEKLPELYRKPISLHYFENMSYKDISENLNLKMNTLKSYIFRGKEILREWLKKENETGKD, from the coding sequence ATGAAACAAGAGGAGCCTATTCTTTGCGATCCGGCGGACTGGGCTTGCATACAAAAAGTCTTGGCCGGCGATTACGATTCGTTCGAAGAGCTCGTTTTACGCTATGAATCCCTCGTTTATTCCCAAGCACGGAAAGCGTTTCGAAACGAGTCCGAAGCCGAAGATTTTACGCAAGACGTCTTTCTAAAAGCGTTTGAAGGGTTATCCACTTTTAAAGGGCGCGCTAAATTCTCCACCTGGATTTTTTCCATCGCACGTAATGAGATCATACGTCGATACCGTAAGGACCACCCTGAAGTGGATACACCGCTTTTTGAGGAAGTTTCCACCGAACTGAGCTCCGAAAAATCCTCCTCACAGGAATCGCATCTACTGGAAAAAGAGACTAAGGAAAAAATCAGATCCTTGGTCGAGAAACTTCCGGAATTATACCGTAAACCGATATCGCTGCATTACTTCGAGAATATGTCCTATAAAGACATTTCAGAAAATTTGAACTTGAAAATGAATACTTTAAAGAGTTATATTTTTCGAGGGAAGGAAATACTCCGTGAATGGTTGAAAAAGGAAAATGAAACCGGAAAAGATTAA
- a CDS encoding response regulator, whose protein sequence is MKNASGSPSQKILVVDDEEDIADLIKFHLEENGYQVDTCQNGLEVLPRIEKNLPDLVVLDLMLPGIGGMDLCKRIKEKYALPIIMVTAKSGETDAVLGLELGADDYVRKPFSTRELVARVRSVLRRSGEGEEEQEFEGNISVGKIFLNPKAHKVFIDGTEIDLTLIEYKILYLFMTNTGVAFTRDKLLDKVWGKDIYVTDRAVDVNIKRLRDKLGDEKERLETIRGIGYRFNEA, encoded by the coding sequence ATGAAAAATGCTTCAGGCAGCCCCAGCCAAAAAATCCTCGTAGTAGATGACGAAGAGGATATTGCCGACCTTATCAAATTCCACTTAGAAGAAAACGGCTATCAAGTCGATACATGTCAGAATGGACTCGAGGTCCTACCAAGAATCGAAAAGAACCTACCGGATTTAGTCGTTTTGGATTTAATGCTTCCGGGAATCGGCGGAATGGATCTCTGCAAACGTATTAAAGAAAAATACGCACTGCCAATCATCATGGTTACGGCTAAATCAGGAGAAACTGACGCAGTCTTGGGCTTAGAGCTAGGCGCGGACGATTATGTTCGTAAACCTTTTTCGACTCGAGAATTGGTGGCGCGAGTTCGCTCGGTTTTACGCCGTTCCGGAGAAGGGGAAGAAGAACAGGAATTTGAAGGAAACATCAGCGTCGGTAAAATCTTCTTAAATCCTAAGGCCCATAAAGTATTTATCGACGGAACCGAAATAGATCTAACTTTAATAGAATATAAAATTCTTTATCTATTTATGACTAATACCGGCGTAGCATTCACCAGAGATAAACTACTGGATAAAGTTTGGGGAAAGGATATTTATGTTACGGATCGCGCAGTCGACGTAAATATCAAGCGCCTAAGAGACAAACTCGGTGACGAGAAGGAGAGATTGGAAACTATCCGCGGGATCGGTTACAGATTCAATGAGGCGTAG
- a CDS encoding HAMP domain-containing sensor histidine kinase translates to MRRSLFSKLLLSNWLLLIILMSVAGIVLFLEDIIHPDLKILLFSFYILLAMFGTFYVSYSIARSVTQTLNQIEKKTGEINAGDFGSELSLPDIRELADLAVSINRMSGRLKHQFVDLTIEKEKFDSVLQNLKEGVFSVDLEGSILFQNKSIPNSLIEPNSASRKIADAIKDERLLDFIQRNLSGKGEPKTELDLSQNFYAIKMYPLRTNGNVLMFIVVIRNITEEKQSHIIREQFVQNASHELKTPITSIKGYTETLLGRLKLQEDSHEKKFLDAISRNTDRMVRIVEDMLTITRIENQTAIARGEEFTLKSLVDNLSFTVDGVVSPKEQKFVVEMNEPITVSADWILLEHMLLNLISNASSYSPDGKTITLKVAKLGSDLVNFQVKDQGIGIKDEDKERIFERFFRVDKNRSRKEGGTGLGLSIVKHIVRLHHGTVKVFDNPEGGTIFSVTIPIIYSDRIDS, encoded by the coding sequence ATGAGGCGTAGCTTATTTTCGAAACTTCTCTTAAGTAACTGGCTTCTACTCATTATCCTAATGTCGGTCGCGGGAATCGTCCTCTTCTTAGAGGATATTATTCATCCCGATCTTAAAATTCTCCTATTTTCCTTTTACATTCTGCTCGCTATGTTTGGAACGTTCTACGTTTCCTACTCGATAGCCCGAAGCGTCACTCAAACGCTCAATCAAATCGAAAAAAAAACGGGCGAAATTAATGCGGGTGATTTCGGTTCCGAGCTCAGTCTTCCTGATATTCGAGAATTGGCCGATCTTGCGGTTTCCATCAATCGAATGTCAGGACGTCTCAAGCACCAATTCGTAGATTTGACGATCGAAAAGGAAAAGTTCGATTCGGTTCTTCAGAATTTGAAAGAGGGAGTTTTCTCCGTCGATCTAGAGGGATCCATTCTGTTTCAAAATAAAAGTATCCCGAATTCTTTAATCGAACCGAATTCCGCTTCACGCAAAATTGCAGATGCGATCAAGGACGAACGACTGTTGGATTTTATCCAACGGAATCTTTCCGGTAAAGGAGAACCTAAAACGGAATTGGATTTAAGTCAGAATTTTTATGCGATTAAAATGTATCCGTTACGCACTAACGGGAATGTTTTGATGTTTATTGTGGTTATCAGAAATATTACCGAGGAAAAACAATCGCATATTATTCGGGAACAATTCGTTCAAAATGCTTCTCACGAACTGAAGACGCCGATCACTTCCATCAAAGGATATACCGAGACACTCTTAGGTCGTTTAAAATTACAAGAAGACAGCCATGAAAAAAAGTTTCTGGATGCGATCTCTAGAAACACGGATAGAATGGTTCGTATCGTGGAAGACATGCTTACGATCACACGAATCGAAAATCAGACTGCGATTGCGAGAGGAGAAGAATTTACGCTTAAATCTTTGGTGGATAATCTATCGTTTACTGTCGACGGAGTCGTTTCCCCAAAGGAACAAAAATTCGTGGTGGAGATGAACGAACCCATAACTGTTTCGGCGGATTGGATTCTTTTGGAGCATATGCTTTTAAATTTAATCTCCAATGCGTCTTCCTATTCGCCCGATGGAAAAACGATCACCCTCAAAGTAGCTAAATTGGGCTCCGACTTGGTTAATTTCCAAGTTAAGGACCAAGGGATCGGAATAAAGGACGAAGATAAGGAGCGCATATTCGAACGCTTTTTCCGTGTCGATAAAAACAGATCTCGCAAGGAAGGCGGAACCGGATTGGGTCTCTCGATCGTAAAACATATTGTCCGATTGCATCACGGAACGGTGAAGGTCTTTGACAATCCTGAAGGCGGGACCATCTTTTCGGTGACTATTCCTATCATTTATTCGGACCGAATAGATTCTTAA